A portion of the Leptospira congkakensis genome contains these proteins:
- a CDS encoding peptidase MA family protein has product MHLKRLILFSLLFVTSFTSDCNLLNPEKEKNDDLLLLLGAYSIFGSSCTDGSGSGIWARDLITNSSVCVAVELVSSGTYVNVYKERSLSLNFDLKKFGRDFDTITYPKLVSTFGTPSDVDGDGKVKILVMDIRDGATTNSAYVAGYFDPTNFFPDLFFSRIRSNYAEVLYLDGKELINSLTYDANAFASTAAHEFQHLLRYPRMRAANQTDELWINEGTSEVASDIAGYGPQTSRMDCYSGVNDSRCSDGINGISLLDWDNSNNDVLKQYSFAYVFMRYLYDISGTNETQRQNFIKETVVGESGTRANTTGNLINIFRNTTYAPNFDASLLGSTNSDVFFRTFTLLSAQSFQIANLTNVEQVTSDGASPTTINLSGALVRYPLPTTLARIGTIYPVTPITARGTIKQGSSNFYNSGTPTITAGTSRKNYGRVTTAPSKGIFFWADSPTGLSTNVKYVQTNEGGITIPKKPRSLKSIIESSTGPIPICGIEFTDDDVRTFESIPIE; this is encoded by the coding sequence ATGCATTTAAAACGACTGATCCTTTTTTCTCTTCTTTTCGTAACATCATTCACATCTGATTGCAATCTCCTAAATCCAGAAAAAGAAAAAAATGACGATCTTTTGTTGTTACTCGGAGCCTACTCCATTTTTGGATCTAGTTGTACGGATGGATCCGGCTCAGGCATTTGGGCCAGGGACCTAATTACCAATTCCAGTGTTTGTGTTGCCGTCGAATTGGTTAGTTCAGGCACTTATGTGAATGTTTACAAAGAAAGATCTTTATCACTCAATTTTGATTTAAAAAAATTTGGTCGTGACTTTGACACCATCACATATCCGAAGTTAGTTTCCACTTTTGGCACTCCAAGCGACGTAGATGGTGATGGTAAAGTCAAAATTTTAGTTATGGACATTCGGGACGGCGCAACAACTAACAGTGCCTATGTGGCAGGTTATTTTGACCCAACTAATTTTTTCCCCGACCTTTTCTTTTCCAGAATTCGTTCCAACTATGCGGAAGTTTTGTATTTAGATGGAAAAGAACTAATAAATTCACTTACATATGATGCCAATGCTTTTGCCTCCACGGCAGCACATGAGTTCCAACATTTACTCAGATACCCAAGAATGCGAGCCGCCAACCAAACCGACGAACTTTGGATTAACGAAGGAACAAGTGAAGTTGCAAGTGATATTGCGGGTTACGGTCCACAAACAAGCCGAATGGATTGTTATTCAGGTGTGAACGATTCGCGCTGTTCCGATGGGATTAACGGGATTTCACTTCTGGATTGGGACAATAGTAATAATGATGTTTTAAAACAATATTCTTTTGCTTATGTATTTATGCGATATCTCTATGATATCTCAGGAACAAACGAGACCCAAAGACAAAACTTCATCAAAGAAACAGTGGTTGGAGAATCGGGGACAAGGGCAAACACCACAGGGAATTTAATCAATATATTTAGAAATACCACTTATGCTCCCAATTTTGACGCAAGCCTACTTGGTTCCACAAATTCTGATGTATTCTTTAGAACCTTTACTTTACTCAGTGCCCAAAGTTTTCAGATCGCTAATCTAACAAACGTAGAACAGGTAACAAGTGACGGGGCTTCCCCCACAACAATCAATTTATCTGGTGCACTTGTTAGATATCCTTTACCAACGACTCTTGCACGTATTGGTACAATCTATCCCGTCACACCAATCACAGCGCGAGGTACGATCAAACAAGGATCATCTAACTTTTATAATTCAGGAACACCAACAATTACAGCTGGAACTTCCAGAAAGAATTACGGAAGAGTCACTACAGCACCAAGCAAAGGAATCTTTTTTTGGGCGGATTCTCCTACAGGGCTCAGCACAAATGTCAAATACGTACAAACAAACGAAGGTGGCATTACCATTCCGAAAAAACCTCGTTCCCTCAAATCCATAATAGAATCATCTACTGGGCCTATACCCATTTGCGGGATAGAGTTTACAGATGATGACGTTCGTACTTTCGAAAGTATTCCAATAGAATAG
- a CDS encoding DUF1574 domain-containing protein, translating to MFVVDSIFRIPYIQTITKIDLTAVNYKAKSDFLEKLISEKPGVNSPKTKKIMLILGSSRLLYFDHDELVSFYPDWDIYNLSSAVTTPAYYDFQLTKILNAGIKPDLVIMETDPNQFNQNSVFKSSNLTYSFDLSYVLSNLSLFGKDHVSFYLGRKLFAVGTYKPYIDQMWKNYKNPYLDNAIGMHKATYDYILTHNGNGLSPIDNYMEKDSNSLQMTSHRTLDWLFASYVRSPMQFGFYEKILDRLQTEKIKTVIIWPLSSPDFESLMEKEDLVKTWEKEIDTLTASKNFSILKLKNDPSYTCNAFADGGHVAKDCYRSLMRSILLEYFRKYERHHL from the coding sequence TTGTTTGTTGTTGATTCGATATTTCGAATCCCATATATCCAAACAATCACAAAGATTGATTTAACGGCAGTTAACTATAAGGCCAAATCGGACTTTTTAGAAAAACTGATCTCTGAAAAACCAGGAGTCAATTCTCCCAAAACCAAAAAAATCATGTTAATTTTGGGTTCTTCGCGCCTCCTTTATTTTGATCATGATGAGTTGGTTTCTTTTTATCCAGATTGGGATATATACAATCTCTCTTCAGCAGTGACAACACCTGCGTATTACGACTTCCAACTCACAAAAATTTTGAACGCAGGTATCAAACCAGATTTGGTCATTATGGAAACAGATCCAAATCAGTTTAACCAAAACTCTGTATTCAAAAGTTCTAATCTCACTTATAGTTTTGATTTGTCTTATGTTTTGTCTAACTTGAGTTTATTTGGAAAAGACCATGTGTCTTTTTATTTAGGCCGCAAACTCTTCGCAGTGGGAACTTACAAACCTTATATTGATCAAATGTGGAAAAATTACAAAAATCCATATTTGGATAATGCGATCGGTATGCACAAGGCAACTTATGATTATATATTAACTCATAATGGGAATGGACTTTCTCCCATAGACAACTATATGGAAAAGGATTCTAATTCCTTACAAATGACAAGTCATAGAACATTGGATTGGTTATTCGCCTCTTATGTACGTAGTCCTATGCAGTTTGGTTTTTATGAAAAAATTTTAGACCGGTTGCAGACAGAAAAGATAAAAACTGTTATTATTTGGCCACTTTCTTCACCAGATTTTGAATCACTTATGGAAAAAGAGGACCTAGTAAAAACCTGGGAAAAAGAAATTGATACTCTAACTGCCAGTAAAAACTTTTCAATTTTAAAATTGAAAAACGATCCATCATATACCTGTAATGCGTTCGCTGACGGAGGCCACGTAGCAAAGGACTGTTATCGTAGTTTGATGCGTTCTATTCTATTGGAATACTTTCGAAAGTACGAACGTCATCATCTGTAA
- a CDS encoding PLU-1-like domain protein — protein MEYPELEIYFQKLTDVTDRIAMMNNHFDATPEIDIPQLADFSADIQSKDWENTDREYYELFTSYFTFHVKTVEEIIQEAREILNPENREYVKKLVSHVRNADDWFVNLKKKRKLARIQVA, from the coding sequence ATGGAATATCCCGAATTGGAAATCTATTTCCAAAAATTAACTGATGTAACAGACCGTATTGCTATGATGAATAATCATTTTGATGCGACACCTGAGATCGACATACCACAGTTAGCTGATTTTTCCGCTGACATTCAGTCAAAGGACTGGGAGAATACGGATAGAGAGTATTACGAACTTTTTACTAGTTATTTTACCTTCCATGTGAAAACTGTGGAAGAAATTATCCAAGAAGCTCGTGAGATTCTGAACCCAGAAAATCGAGAATATGTAAAAAAATTAGTAAGCCATGTCAGAAACGCTGATGACTGGTTCGTAAATCTAAAAAAGAAACGTAAACTCGCTCGCATCCAAGTCGCTTAA
- a CDS encoding SRPBCC family protein has product MRETQSVFTFDEPIERLWSGVTVYEVLVHWLADEVRGRPKVGGDFSWTWKLGLEGDFTTHGIYKKIEPLKELIMEWKDHPADPSGAIYLQLLFESKGPNSSQLTIINGGFPDGDASDVWLDGAKEAWDGQALHLKDFLKQNPDITKFFKKA; this is encoded by the coding sequence ATGAGAGAAACCCAGTCCGTATTTACCTTTGACGAACCAATAGAACGATTGTGGTCGGGTGTTACCGTCTACGAAGTGTTAGTACATTGGTTGGCAGATGAGGTAAGAGGTCGGCCAAAGGTTGGTGGCGATTTTTCGTGGACTTGGAAATTGGGATTGGAAGGTGATTTCACCACTCATGGAATTTATAAAAAGATCGAACCATTAAAAGAATTAATTATGGAATGGAAAGATCATCCTGCAGATCCCTCAGGAGCAATTTATTTACAATTATTATTTGAATCAAAAGGTCCCAATTCGTCTCAGCTAACAATAATTAATGGGGGATTCCCGGATGGAGATGCTTCGGATGTATGGCTTGACGGTGCCAAAGAGGCATGGGATGGACAAGCATTACATCTAAAAGACTTTCTAAAACAAAATCCTGACATCACCAAATTTTTTAAAAAGGCTTGA
- a CDS encoding SAM-dependent methyltransferase: MEKSQNQSLLQDTIDSKLFTELKNKSTIEQFPIFRKIFFKAMSSMKRGSLRMILPDGEQITLGDPNANVDSKFHSALIHVKNPVFFKKSVLHGDIGFSESYLTGDWETDSIENVISWFILNVEESPSLSGAKKKLFHLDLFNLGNKFLHFLRKNTLTGSKKNIVEHYDLGNKFYKLFLDPSMTYSSAYFESLEDSLEKAQTKKVDKLCQKLKLNSNDHLLEIGSGWGFLSIHAAKNYGCRVTTVTLSEEQYNFAKERIQKEGLSDKIEIRIQDYRKIEGQFTKIVSVEMLEAVGDAFYETFFQKCQDLLTRDGIMALQVITCPDSRFTSFKNGIDFIQKHIFPGSLLPSIGRMNQAIGRTGDMYLFHLEDLGLSYAKTLRLWLKAFEENLTEVRNQGYSETFIRKWRYYLAYCAAAFQMRNISVVQSVYVRPNNLNL; encoded by the coding sequence TTGGAAAAATCACAGAACCAGTCCCTCTTACAAGACACGATTGATTCAAAACTTTTTACCGAATTAAAGAACAAGTCTACCATAGAACAATTTCCGATTTTCAGGAAGATATTTTTTAAAGCCATGAGTTCCATGAAACGAGGATCACTTCGAATGATCCTCCCAGATGGAGAACAAATTACTTTAGGGGATCCTAATGCCAATGTAGATTCAAAGTTTCATTCGGCTCTTATCCATGTAAAAAATCCTGTTTTCTTCAAGAAATCAGTGTTACACGGTGATATTGGATTTTCCGAATCTTATTTAACGGGAGATTGGGAAACAGATTCCATTGAAAATGTAATTTCTTGGTTTATATTGAATGTGGAGGAAAGTCCCAGTCTATCTGGTGCTAAGAAAAAACTTTTCCACTTAGATTTATTCAACTTAGGTAATAAATTTTTACATTTTTTAAGGAAAAACACTCTTACAGGAAGTAAAAAGAATATTGTAGAACATTATGATTTAGGAAACAAATTTTATAAACTGTTTCTCGATCCATCTATGACTTATAGTTCTGCTTATTTTGAATCTTTGGAAGATAGTTTGGAAAAAGCCCAAACAAAAAAAGTGGATAAACTTTGCCAAAAATTAAAATTAAATTCAAACGATCATCTTTTAGAGATTGGAAGTGGTTGGGGATTTTTATCCATCCATGCAGCTAAAAATTATGGATGCCGTGTGACTACTGTTACACTTTCCGAAGAACAGTATAATTTTGCCAAAGAAAGAATTCAAAAAGAAGGTCTCTCTGACAAAATCGAAATTCGCATTCAAGATTATCGAAAGATAGAAGGACAATTTACTAAAATTGTTTCTGTGGAAATGTTGGAAGCGGTAGGGGATGCATTTTACGAAACCTTCTTTCAAAAATGCCAGGATTTACTCACAAGAGATGGGATTATGGCCTTACAAGTCATCACCTGTCCTGATTCTAGGTTTACCTCTTTTAAAAATGGAATCGATTTCATTCAGAAACATATTTTCCCCGGTTCTCTTTTGCCTTCGATTGGTCGAATGAACCAAGCCATAGGTCGTACAGGGGATATGTATTTATTCCATTTGGAAGATTTAGGTCTTAGTTATGCGAAGACTCTTCGTCTTTGGTTAAAGGCTTTTGAAGAAAATTTGACAGAGGTAAGAAACCAAGGATATAGCGAAACTTTTATCAGGAAGTGGAGATATTATTTAGCATATTGTGCGGCTGCCTTCCAGATGCGAAACATCAGCGTGGTTCAGTCTGTGTATGTTAGGCCAAACAATCTAAATCTTTAA
- a CDS encoding DUF1365 domain-containing protein: protein MYEADVFHTRTAPKPNKFQYRIFNFYLDLLEIDQLSHKSFWFSRNRFNLFSFYDKDHIQFEKGTVYENVKSFLEASGVKDIGKIFLLTNLRVLGYVFNPVSFYFCYDKLGQPLVSIAEVGNTFGEIKPYVGYFKKAKGTIADPEVYIREPKNFYVSPFISLDSEFEFRLNIPGDQLQIGVDSFENGKRILTTSFLGKKIPFQSKYLLKLFTQFPFITVKIITLIHWQAFKLWIKKIPYISKHQNLEKQTGVPLGKITEPVPLTRHD from the coding sequence ATGTACGAGGCGGACGTGTTTCATACACGGACGGCTCCGAAACCAAACAAATTCCAATACCGGATTTTTAATTTTTATTTGGATCTTTTGGAAATAGACCAGTTGTCCCACAAGAGTTTTTGGTTTTCACGCAATCGTTTCAATCTGTTTTCTTTTTATGATAAGGATCATATCCAATTTGAAAAAGGAACAGTTTATGAAAACGTTAAGTCTTTTCTCGAAGCCTCTGGGGTGAAGGATATTGGAAAGATATTTCTACTCACGAACCTTCGTGTTCTTGGTTATGTGTTCAACCCTGTGAGTTTTTATTTTTGTTATGACAAATTAGGACAACCACTTGTATCGATTGCAGAAGTGGGGAATACTTTCGGTGAAATCAAACCCTATGTGGGTTATTTCAAAAAAGCCAAGGGAACCATTGCGGATCCAGAAGTTTATATCAGAGAACCAAAGAACTTTTATGTCTCACCTTTTATCAGTTTGGATTCTGAATTTGAATTCCGATTGAACATTCCCGGTGATCAATTGCAGATTGGTGTCGACTCTTTCGAAAATGGAAAACGAATTTTAACCACTTCCTTTCTTGGAAAAAAAATTCCATTCCAATCAAAATACTTATTAAAACTTTTTACCCAATTTCCATTCATCACCGTCAAAATAATAACATTGATTCATTGGCAAGCCTTCAAACTTTGGATCAAAAAAATTCCATACATTTCGAAACACCAAAACTTAGAGAAACAAACAGGAGTTCCCCTTGGAAAAATCACAGAACCAGTCCCTCTTACAAGACACGATTGA
- a CDS encoding NAD(P)/FAD-dependent oxidoreductase: protein MKEKLAIVGTGIAGLGSAYFLKNDFDLTIFDSADYIGGHTNTVMVEEDGIHIPIDTGFIVFNHVTYPNLLRLFQTLNVPTKKSDMSFSVQHDPTKLEFCGSGLSGLFAQKKNLFRPRYLKMLLEIDRFNKTAPKILDDPKYDTWNLGQYMEVFRYGKDILNYYLIPMSSAVWSTPPDLMLEFPAKSLIRFFYNHGFLGLNTQHQWYTVDGGSHEYAKRIIPPIKDKFRLNTPVKQVNRTNNGKVELVFGEGKKEIFDKVVLATHGHISAKLLGNPTKLENELLPLYKYQHNTATLHTDASDMPKVSSCWSSWNYKIVEGENGKQNPYTIYWMNRLQNVSKKQNYFVTINDPDRVAKDKIIQKIDYEHPLFSVEAALGQNRLFELNQNGPIYYAGAYFRYGFHEDGFLSAVNVSRDILKRDPWT from the coding sequence GTGAAAGAAAAATTAGCCATCGTTGGTACAGGAATTGCCGGCCTCGGTTCCGCATACTTTTTAAAAAATGATTTTGATTTAACCATCTTTGACAGTGCTGATTATATCGGTGGTCATACCAATACAGTGATGGTAGAGGAAGATGGGATACATATTCCTATCGATACTGGTTTTATTGTATTCAATCATGTAACCTATCCAAACTTACTTAGACTTTTCCAAACATTAAATGTTCCGACTAAAAAATCGGATATGTCCTTTAGTGTACAACATGATCCCACCAAATTAGAGTTTTGCGGATCTGGACTCTCAGGGTTGTTTGCTCAGAAAAAAAATCTTTTCCGACCTCGGTATTTGAAGATGTTACTCGAGATTGACCGGTTTAACAAAACAGCTCCTAAAATTTTGGACGATCCCAAATATGATACTTGGAATTTGGGTCAGTACATGGAGGTGTTTCGGTATGGAAAAGACATCTTAAATTATTATTTAATCCCCATGAGTTCGGCGGTTTGGTCCACACCTCCTGATTTGATGTTGGAATTTCCAGCTAAGTCACTCATTCGTTTCTTTTACAATCATGGATTTTTGGGGCTGAATACCCAACACCAATGGTATACGGTTGATGGCGGGTCTCATGAATATGCCAAAAGAATTATCCCACCGATCAAAGATAAATTTCGACTCAACACTCCAGTCAAACAAGTAAACCGTACGAATAATGGTAAGGTAGAACTTGTGTTTGGTGAAGGGAAAAAGGAAATCTTTGATAAGGTAGTACTTGCCACACATGGCCATATTTCTGCGAAATTACTAGGAAATCCTACAAAATTAGAGAATGAACTCCTCCCTCTTTACAAATACCAACACAACACAGCCACCTTACATACGGATGCGAGTGATATGCCAAAAGTATCCTCTTGTTGGTCGAGTTGGAATTATAAGATTGTAGAAGGAGAAAACGGAAAACAAAATCCTTATACGATTTATTGGATGAATCGTTTGCAAAATGTTTCTAAAAAACAAAATTATTTTGTGACCATCAACGATCCTGACCGAGTGGCCAAGGACAAAATCATTCAGAAAATTGATTATGAACACCCACTTTTTTCTGTGGAGGCCGCTCTTGGGCAAAACCGTTTGTTTGAACTCAATCAAAATGGGCCTATCTATTATGCAGGTGCTTACTTTCGGTATGGATTTCATGAAGATGGATTTTTATCAGCGGTGAATGTTTCCCGTGACATTCTGAAAAGGGATCCATGGACTTAA
- the pyrF gene encoding orotidine-5'-phosphate decarboxylase, with the protein MNSKSNFIQKFDSRRDTLKSLLCIGLDPELEKLPKVSLDSKAPLVHFTETIIRYTHTYAAAWKPNVAFFERLGAEGYFALEHMVRLMREVSPEVPVVMDAKRGDLANTSKEYAKYFFQTLGVDALTVNPYMGRDSLVPYLDLGGYIFVLGLTSNPSSKDFQKQKLTGKDLYLYEEVSDQMARLGEEYPNQVGLVVGGTHPSEIQSLRARHPELCFLIPGFGAQGGDLESIIQASGNRSLINSSRGITLSSLEENFGQTAQKKAEEVHQQMNQLFL; encoded by the coding sequence GTGAATTCCAAATCCAACTTCATTCAAAAATTCGATTCGCGTAGAGATACCTTAAAATCTTTACTTTGTATTGGTCTAGATCCCGAATTAGAAAAATTACCAAAGGTAAGTTTGGATTCAAAAGCTCCGCTAGTTCATTTTACTGAAACCATCATTCGATACACACACACCTACGCAGCGGCTTGGAAACCCAATGTTGCTTTTTTTGAAAGGTTGGGGGCAGAGGGTTATTTTGCTTTAGAACATATGGTTCGGTTGATGAGGGAAGTTTCTCCGGAAGTTCCGGTTGTGATGGATGCCAAACGCGGTGACCTTGCCAATACTTCCAAAGAATATGCTAAGTATTTTTTTCAAACCTTGGGAGTGGATGCCCTCACAGTCAATCCCTATATGGGTCGAGATAGTCTAGTTCCGTATTTGGATCTTGGTGGTTATATTTTTGTACTGGGGCTTACATCAAATCCTAGTTCAAAGGATTTTCAAAAACAAAAACTTACGGGAAAAGATCTTTATTTGTATGAAGAGGTGAGTGACCAAATGGCAAGGCTTGGGGAAGAGTATCCAAACCAAGTGGGACTTGTCGTTGGGGGAACCCATCCATCAGAGATCCAGTCCTTACGTGCCCGTCATCCCGAATTGTGTTTTCTCATCCCAGGATTCGGAGCCCAAGGGGGAGACCTAGAATCCATCATCCAAGCCTCTGGAAATCGTTCTCTCATCAATTCTTCGCGGGGAATCACTCTTAGTTCTTTGGAAGAAAATTTCGGACAAACTGCACAAAAGAAAGCAGAAGAAGTCCACCAACAAATGAACCAACTCTTTCTCTAA